ATGGGCTAACCGTCGTTGCATTGATCCGAATCAGTATCTCGTCGTCTTTGGGTGTCGGTTTTGCGACCTCTGTAACTCGAAGTACATCGGGGGACCCGTATTTAGTGGCCACGACGGCTTTCATTCGAGCATCGGTCTGCGCCGATCGTTCGGTGGTACTCGTGGTCATATTGACCCCCTATACGGGAGCAAACATCCTAAACTAGCAGTACATCACGCCAGGTACAGAGTGTCTTTGAAGCGTATTTAGAATGTAAGCTGCTACTTTCGATGTAGATGAAACTAGTTCTCACCACTCACTTCGTTTCAGCGAATTACAACGTCCACTGGAAACTGTCTGCTGGTAACATAGGTGCTACCTCGAAACGTTAAAAATCCCGTCCAATGCATATCCGTCGATTATCTCCGAAGGAACGATTGCATACTCCTAAGGATGATTTCGAACTTCAAAGCCGATCGATCGTTGCCAATCGCGAGAAATCACATCAGAGGGTATAATAAACGTCTTTGTCTTTGGGAGGTTAGATAGTTAACAAGCGTCGAATATGTATCTCGTTTCTAAACAGCAAAGCTGGGTCCGAACCGGCATCCGACCGTCCTTCCGCAGACACGTGGGTACCGAATAGTGCCATCTTCCACAACCATCCTCGATTCATCGGACGTCTTGCTCGTCGGAACGAGCGAGTGGATCACACGATTCGCTACGTTGCTCAAAACACGAACCGATGCAACTACGCAACGAGTTCAGACCAAATCGAAGGCGCTTGCGGTCTTCCAGTCGCAGACCATCGACTGCCTCATCAGCGAATACACGCTAAAAGAGACGACCGGCATCGAACTCCTCAGAGCGATCCGTAAGGAGACCACCGCACTCCCAGTGATCCTCGGCACGACGTCCGGAAGTGAGGCCATCGCTAGCGAGGCTATCGGGGCCAGGGTCACTGACTACATCGCACGGACGGATTCAACCGAACAGATGGTTGACGAGCTATTCGATCGAACCGAACGGGCAGTCCGATCCGCACAGCGATCGGCCACCTTACGGGAACGCGCCAGACAGTTCGATGCGATCTTCAGCGATTCGCGGACGGCGACGTGGGTGCTCGATACGGATGGCGCCCTCACCCGGGTGAACCAGACGGCACGGGAAATGATAAATGAGGACGTCGAAACCATCGTCGGCGAGCCATTCTGGACACTTCCATGGTGGTCACAGACCGACGCGACAGAAGTGGAAGTCCGACAGATTGTAGAAAACGCACGTGACGGTACATTCGGTAATGTCGTCGTCTCTCAGCCGCCCTATATCGACGACTCGCGCGTGATCGATCTCTCCGTTCGTCCGGTTGAGAACGAACGCGGCAATCTCGTCTCAATCGTCGTTGAAGGCGTCGATATCACGGATCGCGTCGATCTCGAGCGGGACCTCCGTCAATCCGAGGAACTCCACCGAGTAACGCTCAACAACATGACCGATACCGTCCTCATTACGGACGAAGTCGGGGAATACACCTACGTCTGTCCCAACGTTCACTTCATCTTCGGGTACACGGCTGCAGAGATTCGTGAACTAGGCCCCATCGACGAACTCCTCGGCGAGGACCTTTTCGACCGCGACGAACTCGCAAAGAAAGGCGTCCTCAAGAATATCGAAACGACGGCGACGGACAAAGCCGGTCGTGAACACACGCTTTTGGTCAACGTTCGCGAAGTCTCGATTCAGGACGGAACCCTCCTCATTAGCTGTCGAGACATCACAAAGCGCAAGCAACGGGAGGAGGCACTTGCAACACTCCACGAGACTGCCCGGGATTTTCTGTATGCCGAAACCCACCAGGAAATCGCCCAGCACGTTATCGATGACACGCCCGGTGTGCTCAATTTCGATGCGAGTGCCGTCTATCTCTTCGATGCTGATGCCAACGAGCTCAGACCTGCAGCACGTTCCGCGCGGATGAAAGAACTGTATGGACCGCTCCCAACCATACATACCAACAGCGAAACCCTCCCGAGTTACAGTTTCGTCGAGGACGAGTCGCTATTCTTCGACGACGTCCACGACGCTGACCGGCTCGAAAATCGGGCGACAGACCTCCGAAGTGCGGTTTACATTCCACTTGGGAACCACGGTGTGTTCATCGCGGGCTCGAACGAAGTCGGGATCTTTGACGATGTGACCAGAGAATTGGCGGATTTGATCGCGGCGACTGCTGAAGCAGCCCTCGACCGCATCACGCGGGAATCACGGCTCCGGGAGCAAGACCGGACACTCCAGACACAAAACGAACAACTGACTGCCTTGAATCGCATCAACGAGACGATTCGAGAGATCGATCAAGCCCTCGTACAGGCTGAAACACGCGAAGAAATCGACCATACCGTCTGTGAGCTGCTGACCGCCGACGATCGATTCAGGTTCGCCTGGATCGGGACGGTCGATCCAACGACCGACACCGTCGACCCTCGAGCCTGGGCAGGGGTCAATCAGGGGTATCTGGATAGCCAGCGATTCACTGTCGCAGCCTCAGGGACGGACCCCGCCGGACAAACCGCGGCTGCCGGCGACGTGACGATGATATCTAACGTCGCTGCTGGCCTTCGCGACGAAGCATGGCGAAAGGACGCACTCACCCGCGACTATCTCTCGGTGTTGAGTATCCCGCTCGTATACAACGAGCTCAGACACGGCGTATTGACGGTCTATGCACCGACACAAGAGGCGTTCGACGACACCGCAAAGGCCGTCCTAGCCGAGCTCGGCGAAACCATCGCGTCGGCACTCAGTGCGATCGAACGGAAGAACGCACTGCTCACGACGTCGATGACCCGCGTCGAGTTCGCCATCGACGACTCGACGTTCATCCTTTCACGACTTGCGAAGGACACGGCGTGCACTCTCTCGTATCAAGGTGGTGTTCAGCAATCCACCGAGGGAAGTTACGTGTTCGTCACGGTCGAAGATGCGTCTCCGGAGGATGTCGCTAAAGCCGCATCACAGCTGGTCGCAATCGACGACGTACAGCAAATCAGTGCAGATGGTACGGGTGGCGTCCTTCGGTTGCGGCTCACACAGCCGTTTCTCGCCTTAGAATTAGCCGATCACGGTGCTGTCTTCCGAGAGGCGACTGCCGGTTCGACCACCACAACGCTCGTCATCGATATCCCGGATAGTATCGACGTCAGAACGATCACACGACTCGTCCGTGAGTCATTCTCCAGTGTCGAACTCCTCTCCAAGCGGACTCTCGACCAAGCGATCGAACACGACCTCTACTCGAAGTTTCTCGAAAAGCTGACCGAGCGACAGCTCGAGGTGATTCAGACAGCTTACTACAGTGGCTTCTTCGAGTCGCCACGCGAAAGCACGGGAGAGGATATCGCGAGAACACTTGGAATCTCTCCACCTGCCTTCTATACGCATGCACGCACAGTTCAGCGCAAACTGTTTACGACACTCTTCGAAGAGAATAACCTCGCCGTCACGCCCTCTTCAGGGCAGGTTAAATAACAAACCACTCCCTCTGTGGAGAGTTTGGTAATTAACACCCGAATATTCCCTCATACACTTATTACGCTCTTGTAGAGTGCCCCAGAACGCCTGTCGGTGCTCTTGATCTACTATGAGAGATGTCGAAACCAATCCAGACGCGGAACGTCCGTACGAGTGCTTCGAATGTGGGAATATCATCATTGTTGATAGCAACCCAGTCTCGTGCCCAGACTGCAGCGGACCGATGCGAAATCGACAGACACCCCTTGAATAACGATGGCATCGACATCCAATAGCAGCCACGACGAGTCCGGAGAGACGCCGTCAGGGTCATCCACATCCGAATCCGCACTCGAAACGGCCCGTCGACAGCTGTATCATGCTGCTAATTATCTCGATATCGATCCCAGTATCGTCGAACGACTCAAGTTTCCAAAAAAGGTTCACGAAGTAACGGTTCCGATCAAACGAGACGACGGAACTGTTGAGGTGTTCACCGGCTATCGAGCACAACACGACAGTGTCAGAGGGCCATTCAAAGGTGGGCTCCGATACCATCCCGAAGTGACCCGGGACGAGTGTGTCGGACTCGGCATGTGGATGACCTGGAAGTGCGCTGTCATGGATCTCCCGTTCGGTGGTGCCAAGGGTGGTGTTGCCGTTAACCCCAAGGAGCTGAGTTCGGCGGAGAAAGAGCGACTCACCAGACGGTTCGCACAGGAACTTCGGGACGTTATCGGCCCCAACCAGGATATCCCAGCCCCAGACATGGGGACGGATCCCCAAACGATGGCGTGGTTGATGGACGCCTACTCGATGCAGGAAGGCGAAACGACACCGGGTGTCGTCACCGGCAAGCCACCAGTCGTCGGTGGCAGTGAAGGCCGTGAAGAAGCTCCGGGACGGAGTGTGGCGATCATCACGCAACTGGTTTGCGAGCACTACGACCGCCAACTCGATGAAACGACAGTCGCGATTCAGGGTTACGGGAGTGTCGGTGCGAATGCTGCACGACTACTCGACGACTGGGGAGCGACTGTCGTCGCAGTCAGTGACGTGAACGGTGCGATGTACGACCCAGAGGGAATCGATACGGCTTCGGTTCCCTCTCACGACGAAGAGCCAGAGGCCGTCACCAAATACGCGGACGACGTCATTTCGAACGACGAGTTGCTCACCCTCGACGTCGACGTACTCATTCCAGCCGCGCTTGGAAACGTGATCACGAAGGAGAACGCGGAAGCGATCGCCGCGGATTTCGTCGTCGAGGGTGCGAACGGTCCGACGACGTCCACGGCCGATTCGATTCTCGCCGAGCGCGACGTCGCAGTTGTGCCCGATATTCTCGCCAATGCTGGCGGAGTCACGGTGAGCTACTTCGAGTGGCTTCAGGACATCAATCGCCGAGCATGGTCGCTTGAACGGGTGAACGACGAACTCGCAGCGGAAATGGAAGCTGCCTGGAATGCGGTTCGATCGGAGTTCGAACAGCGTGATGTCACGTGGCGCGATGCAGCCTATATTGTCGCCCTCTCACGAATCGCCGAAGCTCACGAAGCACGGGGGTTGTGGCCTTAGCAATTCGAGCCACTAGAAATGGGATTCGGCGTACAGAATCCGGTAAAAGAGACTAATCGATCAGTTATTCACCGATCGGTAACATCGAAGTCGACCGGTCATCGACCACGGTTTCGTCTACCGATAGGTTACCCGCCCCAATCGACATGAGAGCCAACGAAACCAAACATAGCACGATCGTGAGTTCTGAGT
The window above is part of the Haladaptatus caseinilyticus genome. Proteins encoded here:
- a CDS encoding bacterio-opsin activator domain-containing protein encodes the protein MPSSTTILDSSDVLLVGTSEWITRFATLLKTRTDATTQRVQTKSKALAVFQSQTIDCLISEYTLKETTGIELLRAIRKETTALPVILGTTSGSEAIASEAIGARVTDYIARTDSTEQMVDELFDRTERAVRSAQRSATLRERARQFDAIFSDSRTATWVLDTDGALTRVNQTAREMINEDVETIVGEPFWTLPWWSQTDATEVEVRQIVENARDGTFGNVVVSQPPYIDDSRVIDLSVRPVENERGNLVSIVVEGVDITDRVDLERDLRQSEELHRVTLNNMTDTVLITDEVGEYTYVCPNVHFIFGYTAAEIRELGPIDELLGEDLFDRDELAKKGVLKNIETTATDKAGREHTLLVNVREVSIQDGTLLISCRDITKRKQREEALATLHETARDFLYAETHQEIAQHVIDDTPGVLNFDASAVYLFDADANELRPAARSARMKELYGPLPTIHTNSETLPSYSFVEDESLFFDDVHDADRLENRATDLRSAVYIPLGNHGVFIAGSNEVGIFDDVTRELADLIAATAEAALDRITRESRLREQDRTLQTQNEQLTALNRINETIREIDQALVQAETREEIDHTVCELLTADDRFRFAWIGTVDPTTDTVDPRAWAGVNQGYLDSQRFTVAASGTDPAGQTAAAGDVTMISNVAAGLRDEAWRKDALTRDYLSVLSIPLVYNELRHGVLTVYAPTQEAFDDTAKAVLAELGETIASALSAIERKNALLTTSMTRVEFAIDDSTFILSRLAKDTACTLSYQGGVQQSTEGSYVFVTVEDASPEDVAKAASQLVAIDDVQQISADGTGGVLRLRLTQPFLALELADHGAVFREATAGSTTTTLVIDIPDSIDVRTITRLVRESFSSVELLSKRTLDQAIEHDLYSKFLEKLTERQLEVIQTAYYSGFFESPRESTGEDIARTLGISPPAFYTHARTVQRKLFTTLFEENNLAVTPSSGQVK
- a CDS encoding rubrerythrin-like domain-containing protein; the protein is MRDVETNPDAERPYECFECGNIIIVDSNPVSCPDCSGPMRNRQTPLE
- the gdhB gene encoding glutamate dehydrogenase GdhB produces the protein MTMASTSNSSHDESGETPSGSSTSESALETARRQLYHAANYLDIDPSIVERLKFPKKVHEVTVPIKRDDGTVEVFTGYRAQHDSVRGPFKGGLRYHPEVTRDECVGLGMWMTWKCAVMDLPFGGAKGGVAVNPKELSSAEKERLTRRFAQELRDVIGPNQDIPAPDMGTDPQTMAWLMDAYSMQEGETTPGVVTGKPPVVGGSEGREEAPGRSVAIITQLVCEHYDRQLDETTVAIQGYGSVGANAARLLDDWGATVVAVSDVNGAMYDPEGIDTASVPSHDEEPEAVTKYADDVISNDELLTLDVDVLIPAALGNVITKENAEAIAADFVVEGANGPTTSTADSILAERDVAVVPDILANAGGVTVSYFEWLQDINRRAWSLERVNDELAAEMEAAWNAVRSEFEQRDVTWRDAAYIVALSRIAEAHEARGLWP